Proteins co-encoded in one Macrobrachium nipponense isolate FS-2020 chromosome 24, ASM1510439v2, whole genome shotgun sequence genomic window:
- the LOC135205556 gene encoding uncharacterized protein LOC135205556, producing the protein MMSVTCVLLGVAEVKLPLRRLPPNKRVRVANIAHRAVLAPEPAPGEVSDELEEQRQAIGVIDAYYALDEVMVQIESDLCEVKRGQDVVVMHKVRDVIIITPIKDIPTRVVYISRNDSFGRAAVVLQMRSAIEVEKLLSFFPEAVPATVGPTLPGNELTVQTQREPKSSWSKGMGKKFTSMFASLTTSTGSRKSSPKAPGKLSPSPDTPEPPTPEAVSSSDSEDELESNPDDTDCQSEGKYYEEMGLDANVQERLYDDSIETLSRNSSSSAESNSLAIECELRFFLESDKDFVKTLQSLEDDREQLAGPDTPQFIRENLTLLFMQVKSLIRLHTELHSEFQTSGSSVKKICEAITRHQDDYESYVYFMENIPIVDRIIQDHMDYFKVRMPELPEKLRKPRMRLHYYVLTLETIHKKCSISAEKQVLQTAMEILKVPLKKADSKLFLGAVTGSPFDISDLGNLIRHSDLQLRKGGDLPRRTYHVLVLQTLLILTVSRGRNYQYVTSFRMDQVGLGKLERGVMFTLHVRNGPRGSSVPHVFKAKNINVQQQWINVLKEILTDRVQTVNSRNSAIEGESGVLSSVRRSKVRRGQSFEKSSMRIISPTPASDSDDLDEDRPGLGRSVSDGSHFGGRHIMIKKSNSSILSRNKPLIRQQSATFPSCNQNSINWKNSERLPPLTIEAVFPSLQKVVLYDKESLEMSENHCSQITTLSDHEKKYVHGVNEQLGTFLNDEFSKPPPCIINHMRALYAFHSCHFAPLLLTACDTGDPEEIARCFTENAEEFLELYAVFLADRARYDEQMKEMDLRNIYLYPVLHFELYFKSLTKFKKHNKDKEKNVIEEAIEVLHQCALESNRILLTETISGAPFDLGECGPVLHEGKIKVRQAGMILKQEMYVVLLNTLILLLEPRIPCYKYIDSIRMDTVGMGPSPDTLTFQLEVRTEATKTLTYSFRAPTRIAKSQWESEITKLLNKQVELLKERLKKRLGDDEGNMKYIEMKGDTDLHRIHPRLKTPLETSL; encoded by the exons ATGATGTCAGTTACCTGCGTGCTGTTGGGTGTGGCCGAAGTGAAACTCCCACTTCGACGGCTTCCTCCGAACAAGCGAGTTCGCGTGGCTAACATCGCTCACAGGGCTGTCCTGGCTCCGGAACCAGCTCCGGGAGAGGTCTCCGACGAACTGGAGGAGCAGCGTCAGGCCATCGGGGTCATCGACGCTTACTACGCCCTGGATGAAGTGATGGTCCAGATCGAGAGCGACCTGTGTGAGGTGAAGAGAGGCCAAGACGTCGTGGTGATGCACAAGGTCCGGGACGTCATCATCATCACGCCCATCAAGGACATTCCCACTCGGGTCGTCTACATCAGCCGGAACGACAGCTTCGGTCGCGCAGCTGTCGTCCTGCAGATGAGGTCGGCCATCGAGGTGGAGAAGCTGCTCAGCTTCTTCCCGGAAGCTGTGCCTGCCACCGTGGGGCCCACCTTGCCCGG CAATGAACTGACAGTCCAGACACAACGGGAGCCCAAGTCCTCCTGGAGTAAGGGCATGGGAAAGAAATTCACCTCAATGTTCGCATCCCTCACGACGTCTACAGGAAGTAGAAAATCCTCACCAAAGGCTCCTGGTAAACTGTCACCATCACCGGATACTCCAGAGCCCCCGACACCAGAGGCAGTGAGTTCTTctgattcagaagatgaactggAATCCAATCCTGATGACACAGACTGTCAGTCGGAAGGGAAGTACTATGAGGAAATGGGGCTAGATGCCAACGTGCAAGAAAGACTGTATgatgattccatagaaacactcTCGAGAAATAGCTCTTCTTCCGCTGAGTCTAATTCTTTGGCAATTGAGTGTGAGCTTCGATTCTTCCTTGAAAGTGACAAAGATTTTGTTAAAACACTACAGAGCTTGGAAGACGACAGGGAACAACTGGCGGGACCTGATACGCCTCAGTTTATCAGAGAAAATCTGACCCTGTTGTTCATGCAAGTCAAGTCTCTGATACGTTTGCACACAGAACTACACAGTGAATTTCAAACGAGTGGCTCTAGTGTTAAAAAAATATGCGAAGCCATTACTCGGCATCAAGATGATTACGAGAGTTACGTTTATTTCATGGAAAATATACCAATAGTTGACAGAATCATCCAGGATCACATGGATTATTTTAAAGTTCGTATGCCAGAGCTACCAGAAAAGCTGAGAAAACCTCGAATGAGATTGCATTACTACGTACTGACTCTTGAGACTATACATAAGAAATGTTCAATCTCTGCAGAAAAACAGGTCCTTCAAACAGCGATGGAAATTCTGAAGGTTCCTCTGAAGAAGGCAGACTCGAAACTCTTTCTTGGTGCTGTTACTGGATCGCCATTCGATATCAGTGACCTTGGTAACTTGATTCGGCACAGTGACCTTCAGTTACGAAAAGGAGGAGACTTGCCACGTCGCACTTACCACGTTTTAGTTCTTCAGACTTTGCTCATACTGACTGTGTCGCGAGGTAGAAATTATCAGTATGTCACAAGTTTTCGTATGGATCAAGTAGGCCTTGGAAAGCTTGAAAGAGGTGTCATGTTTACTCTGCACGTTAGGAACGGGCCAAGAGGTTCCAGTGTACCTCATGTGTTTAAAGCTAAAAATATCAATGTACAGCAACAATGGATAAACGTTTTAAAGGAGATCCTAACTGATAGAGTACAAACAGTCAATTCCAGGAACAGTGCCATTGAAGGAGAGTCTGGTGTATTATCAAGTGTAAGGCGCAGCAAAGTACGACGAGGGCAGTCTTTCGAGAAATCTTCGATGAGAATCATATCTCCGACCCCAGCGAGTGATTCAGATGACCTTGATGAAGACAGGCCTGGATTAGGAAGAAGTGTGAGTGATGGCTCACACTTCGGTGGGAGGCACATTATGATCAAGAAGAGCAATAGTAGTATATTAAGCCGGAACAAACCATTGATAAGGCAACAGAGTGCAACTTTTCCAAGCTGCAATCAAAACTCCATTAACTGGAAAAATTCAGAGAGGCTGCCACCGTTGACAATTGAGGCAGTGTTCCCAAGCCTTCAAAAAGTTGTCCTCTATGATAAAGAATCTCTGGAAATGAGTGAGAATCATTGCTCTCAGATAACTACATTATCAGATCATGAGAAAAAATATGTTCATGGTGTCAATGAGCAACTCGGTACTTTTCTTAATGATGAATTCTCCAAGCCACCCCCATGCATTATAAATCACATGAGAGCTCTATACGCCTTTCATTCTTGTCATTTTGCACCGCTTTTGCTGACAGCGTGTGACACAGGTGACCCAGAGGAAATTGCCCGATGTTTCACTGAAAATGCAGAAGAATTTCTAGAGCTTTATGCAGTTTTTCTGGCAGATCGTGCTCGTTACGATGAACAGATGAAGGAAATGGATTTGCGAAACATTTATCTGTACCCAGTCTTGCATTTCGAACTCTATTTCAAAAGTCTTACTAAGTTTAAGAAACATAATAAAGACAAGGAAAAGAATGTTATCGAAGAAGCCATCGAAGTTCTTCATCAGTGTGCTTTGGAATCCAATAGAATCCTGCTAACAGAAACAATTAGTGGAGCTCCGTTTGACCTGGGTGAATGTGGACCCGTTTTGCATGAAGGGAAAATTAAGGTGCGTCAAGCAGGAATGATTCTGAAGCAGGAAATGTATGTTGTTCTCCTCAACACACTGATTCTTCTCCTTGAGCCACGCATCCCTTGTTACAAGTACATTGACTCAATTCGTATGGACACTGTTGGCATGGGACCATCTCCAGATACGCTCACCTTCCAACTCGAAGTGCGAACAGAAGCAACAAAGACTTTAACCTACAGTTTCAGAGCTCCTACTAGGATTGCAAAAAGTCAGTGGGAATCAGAAATCACCAAGTTGCTAAACAAACAAGTGGAACTTCTGAAAGAGAGGCTAAAGAAAAGGTTAGGAGATGACGAAGGCAATATGAAATACATTGAAATGAAAGGAGACACTGACCTTCACAGAATACACCCAAGATTAAAAACACCTCTTGAGACCTCACTCTGA